In Ficedula albicollis isolate OC2 chromosome 19, FicAlb1.5, whole genome shotgun sequence, one DNA window encodes the following:
- the YWHAE gene encoding 14-3-3 protein epsilon isoform X1 — translation MVESMKKVAGMDVELTVEERNLLSVAYKNVIGARRASWRIISSIEQKEENKGGEDKLKMIREYRQMVETELKLICCDILDVLDKHLIPAANTGESKVFYYKMKGDYHRYLAEFATGNDRKEAAENSLVAYKAASDIAMTELPPTHPIRLGLALNFSVFYYEILNSPDRACRLAKAAFDDAIAELDTLSEESYKDSTLIMQLLRDNLTLWTSDMQGDGEEQNKEALQDVEDENQ, via the exons ATGGTTGAATCAATGAAGAAAGTGGCTGGAATGGATGTGGAGTTGACAGTGGAAGAAAGAAACCTGCTTTCTGTTGCATATAAAAACGTGATTGGAGCCAGGAGAGCTTCCTGGAGAATAATCAGCAGCAttgaacagaaagaagaaaacaaaggtggagaagacaaattaaaaatgaTTCGGGAATATCGGCAAATG gtTGAGACTGAACTGAAGTTAATCTGTTGCGACATTCTGGATGTACTGGACAAACACCTCATTCCAGCAGCTAACACTGGCGAGTCCAAGGTTTTCTATTACAAAAT GAAGGGGGACTACCATAGGTATCTGGCTGAGTTTGCCACAGGAAATGACaggaaggaggctgcagagaaCAGCTTGGTGGCTTACAAAGCTGCTAGTGATATTGCAATGACAGAACTCCCACCAACACATCCCATCCGCTTAGGACTTGCGCTCAACTTCTCTGTATTCTACTATGAAATTCTTAATTCTCCTGATCGTGCCTGCAG GTTGGCAAAAGCAGCTTTCGATGATGCTATTGCAGAACTGGATACACTGAGTGAAGAAAGCTATAAGGACTCTACACTTATCATGCAGTTGTTACGTGATAACCTGACACTATGGACTTCAGACATGCAGGGTGATG
- the YWHAE gene encoding 14-3-3 protein epsilon isoform X2 — MVESMKKVAGMDVELTVEERNLLSVAYKNVIGARRASWRIISSIEQKEENKGGEDKLKMIREYRQMVETELKLICCDILDVLDKHLIPAANTGESKVFYYKMKGDYHRYLAEFATGNDRKEAAENSLVAYKAASDIAMTELPPTHPIRLGLALNFSVFYYEILNSPDRACRLAKAAFDDAIAELDTLSEESYKDSTLIMQLLRDNLTLWTSDMQGDDS; from the exons ATGGTTGAATCAATGAAGAAAGTGGCTGGAATGGATGTGGAGTTGACAGTGGAAGAAAGAAACCTGCTTTCTGTTGCATATAAAAACGTGATTGGAGCCAGGAGAGCTTCCTGGAGAATAATCAGCAGCAttgaacagaaagaagaaaacaaaggtggagaagacaaattaaaaatgaTTCGGGAATATCGGCAAATG gtTGAGACTGAACTGAAGTTAATCTGTTGCGACATTCTGGATGTACTGGACAAACACCTCATTCCAGCAGCTAACACTGGCGAGTCCAAGGTTTTCTATTACAAAAT GAAGGGGGACTACCATAGGTATCTGGCTGAGTTTGCCACAGGAAATGACaggaaggaggctgcagagaaCAGCTTGGTGGCTTACAAAGCTGCTAGTGATATTGCAATGACAGAACTCCCACCAACACATCCCATCCGCTTAGGACTTGCGCTCAACTTCTCTGTATTCTACTATGAAATTCTTAATTCTCCTGATCGTGCCTGCAG GTTGGCAAAAGCAGCTTTCGATGATGCTATTGCAGAACTGGATACACTGAGTGAAGAAAGCTATAAGGACTCTACACTTATCATGCAGTTGTTACGTGATAACCTGACACTATGGACTTCAGACATGCAGGGTGATG ATTCCTAA